A single genomic interval of Helianthus annuus cultivar XRQ/B chromosome 6, HanXRQr2.0-SUNRISE, whole genome shotgun sequence harbors:
- the LOC110896054 gene encoding L-arabinokinase, giving the protein MRIEDGVSGSRKHLVFAYYVSGHGFGHATRVVEVVRHLIVAGHDVHVVTGAPDFVFTTEIQSPRLFLRKLVLDCGAVQADALTVDPVASLEKYSETVVARASILATEVEWLNSIKADLVITDVVAVACRAAADAGIRSVCVGNFSWDFIYSEYVATAGYHHKSIISQIAEDYSHCELLIRLPGYSPMPAFRDVIDVPLVVRRLHKSRKEVRSEMGISEDVKLVILNFGGQPAGWKLKEEYLPPGWLCLVCGAFEHELPPNFIKLPKDAYTPDVMAASDCMIGKIGYGTVSEALAYKLPVVYIRRDNFNEEPFLRNMLEYYRGGVEMIKRDLFEGHWRPYLERATSLKPNYDGGVNGGQVAARILQDAADGKNYASDKLSGAQRLRDGYQLQRVHEGDTNIPEWYVRAEFELGLRTGSHSVDNNGSSLCESC; this is encoded by the exons ATGAGGATCGAAGATGGAGTGTCAGGTTCCCGAAAACATCTAGTTTTCGCCTATTATGTTTCTGGTCATGGATTCGGTCATGCCACACGTGTTGTTGAG GTTGTACGCCACCTTATTGTTGCGGGCCATGATGTTCATGTGGTGACCGGTGCACCGGACTTTGTCTTCACCACCGAAATACAATCGCCACGCCTTTTTCTTCGAAAG CTAGTGTTGGACTGTGGTGCTGTTCAAGCGGATGCTTTAACGGTGGATCCGGTTGCCTCTTTGGAAAAG TATTCTGAGACAGTTGTTGCGCGTGCTTCTATTTTGGCTACAGAAGTTGAGTGGCTGAACTCCATCAAAGCGGACTTAGTG ATCACAGATGTTGTTGCGGTTGCATGTCGTGCAGCAGCTGATGCTGGCATACGCTCGGTTTGTGTTGGGAATTTCAG TTGGGACTTCATTTATTCGGAATATGTGGCGACTGCTGGATATCATCATAAGTCAATAATTTCTCAG ATAGCTGAGGACTATTCACATTGCGAACTCCTAATTCGTCTACCTGGATATAGCCCGA TGCCTGCTTTTAGGGACGTTATTGATGTGCCGTTGGTTGTAAGGAGACTGCATAAATCACGGAAGGAG GTGAGGAGTGAAATGGGAATTAGTGAGGATGTGAAGCTAGTTATACTCAATTTTGGTGGACAA CCAGCAGGTTGGAAGTTAAAAGAGGAATATTTGCCTCCTGGTTGGCTCTGCCTG GTTTGTGGAGCATTTGAACATGAGCTTCCTCCCAATTTCATAAAGCTGCCAAAAGACGCGTATACCCCTGATGTCATGGCAGCATCTGATTGCATGATTG GAAAAATTGGATACGGAACTGTTAGTGAAGCCTTGGCGTACAAGTTACCTGTTGTATATATTCGCAGAGATAATTTCAATGAAGAACCATTTTTGAGAAATATGCTTGAG TATTATCGAGGTGGTGTTGAGATGATAAAGAGGGATTTGTTCGAGGGTCATTGGAGACCATACCTTGAACGAGCAACTAGTTTAAAACCGAACTATGATGGTGGGGTCAATGGTGGCCAG gTCGCAGCTCGTATTTTGCAGGATGCAGCTGATGGAAAGAATTATGCATCAGACAAA CTTAGTGGAGCCCAGAGACTACGCGATGGATATCAGTTACAAAGAGTTCACGAAGGAGATACCAATATCCCAGAATGGTACGTGAGGGCTGAATTTGAACTTGGTCTACGTACCGGATCACATTCAGTAGATAATAATGGTTCAAGTTTGTGTGAGAGTTGTTAG